A stretch of DNA from Phocoena sinus isolate mPhoSin1 chromosome 5, mPhoSin1.pri, whole genome shotgun sequence:
GGTGAGCAGCGAGGAGACTTCCGGGGGGAGCGAGGTGTCCTGTCCTGGACTGAAAACAAGTTGGGAAAATGAGCGCACGTTACCGGTTCCCCCGAAGCCGGACagagagaggctcagagaaaacACGGCGTCCAGGAGGGCATGTTAAACTAGAAGTttataaattaaaggaaaaaaatacaacgAATAGAACTTCCAAATTTCACAaatctttttaaagttaatactCTAGTTGAGTGCACAGTGCCCTTAAGGAGGCGACAAGCGGCGAGGTTGACACGAGGTTGACAGGATCACCTGTCTTAGGTTGCAGGGACAGGGATGGGAGAATCCTGGGTCAGGACGCAGGAGTCGCCGAGGCTAAACGGTAGAGACTGGGCCCAGCGGCCGAACTGCAGAGGACGCCGAGGAAAGGCCGGTCAAGGATATTCACATTGAATACAAAAATAACCATCATTTGAATACAAGCAACTGAAAAGTGCTATAAGTTTTAACCTccgaaagaaagaaggaaagaaagaaagaaagaaagaaaggaaggaaggaagggaggaagggaggaagaaagaaaggaaggaaggaagaaaaagaaagaaagaaagaaaaagaaagaaagaaagaaagaaagaaagaaaggaaggaagggaggaagggaggaagaaagaaaggaaggaaggaagaaaaagaaagaaagaaagaaagaaagaaagaaagaaagaaagaaagaaagaaagaaagaaagaaagaaagaaaaagaaaaagaaaggaagaaagaaacgtTCTGCGAAGGACTCCTGGGTTTCCTCTCTCCTGGTTCGGGGGCTCCCAGGAGCTCCCCCAGTTGGTCGCAGCCTGGACCTCCGAAAGGGAAGATGCGGGGCCCTTGCCCTGCCCTGTGCTCAGAGGCTCCCTTCCATACATTCAGCACCCAATCAGGCGCCCCCACCCGAGCTCTGACAccgggaaggggtggggaggagggcccCCCACCCCTTCAATGAACCCCTAGCCTGGGGCTTCTTGGGGCTGCCAGGGCTCTAAACCCCTTTGTAACAATTGCAATTTCCAAAAATAATAGATATGTAGATACACATAGATTGGTAGCATGGATACCATGAACTAGTGTGGCCTAGCGCACGAAGCTCCCGGCAGGCCTGAAATTCTGGGATTCAGGCTTGTGTGGTCTCCAGGAGTTCTCTCCTCTCTGGGAAACGCCATCCCCAGGCAGACACAATCCAAACCCAACATTATGGTGGTAATAAATAATGTCCAAGGGCTTCTAAGCAAGTGGGGCGGGGGGTAGGAACAGGGTCCCTAAGCCATAGGACGCCTCTGTTCAAACTAGAAAAAGGCGCCCCCCCTCTGGGTAGACCCAGTCCCGCTGCCAGGGCTCACGTCCTGGagagcagagccagggctggatTTCATCCTCCACCTGCCCCCTCCGCGGGGCTCTCCAGTACAGGGCACAACTTGTACAGCCATCAGCGCCCGTCTGGAGCTGGGGCGCGGGGATCATTCGCTGCCTCATCCCAGGCCGGCTCACTGGGTGCCCGCGGCGGCCGCACACGTGGAGAGTGCCCAGCCGGGGAGGCAGTAATAAGGGTAATAGTAGGAGGGCTGCAGTGGCAGCAGCGAGGGAGGCCGCAGCACCTCTCCAGGCAGGTACTGTCTCTGGTCGTCGCGCACCAGCACCTTCACTGCCACCTTCTTGGCGGCGGGCGCCGAGGCCAGTAGGTCGGCGGCCATCTGTCGGCGCTTGGTCTTGTAGCGACGGTTCTGGAACCAGATCTTCACCTGCGTCTCGGTAAGCTTCAGCGACGCGGCCAGGTCTGCGCGCTCGGGCCCGGACAGGTAGCGCTGGTGGTTGAAGCGGCGCTCCAGCTCGAAGACCTGTGCGTGGGAGAAGGCGGCGCGCGAGCGCTTCTTGCGCGGCTTGGGCGCCAcgggctcctcctcctcctctgcgcCGCCCGCGGgcccgccgccgctgccgctgcaCAACGTGGGCACGCGTGCGCCTCCTGTGCCAACGCCGTCGTCCTCGACCCTCGGGCTGCGGTCGCCTGTGGACACAGTGAGAACAGAAACGAGGCACTGTCAGTGCCGCAGAGGAGTGAGGTCCGGCCTCAACCGCTGtggtcggggtggggggcggaaaTACCCTTTCATGCCGCCGGAGTGGTGGGGAGGGCCTGGAAGCCGCGGGTCCGGGAGGCAAGTCTTAGAACCCTGTCCCACTCGCTTCCTGCAGCTAAGCTTGTTGTGAGCCGGCAACGAACTCAGCCGCTGTATCAACGCTGTGCAGCCAAGATCCAGctccttgccctctctgggctccaggctCCTCGCAGCGATGTGGGCATTGGGCCTGAGCATCCTCGCACGCCTTCTCCGCCCTCAGccctcagccctcagccctgGGGTTCTAGATGGCGTTTCGGATACCCTCCCTGGGTTCACCCGCCTCcccacactcacactcacacacgcatCGTCACAGCACACACGTGTTGGCTGCGCGTAAAGAGAAAGTGGGGAGATGGATCCTGGAGACAGAAGTATTCGGAGTCTTACGCCCCCATCCACCCGGAATTGTGGGAGGGCTATGGCAATAGGCTGAGTCAAGGCCACGGGTAGGCTTCTACCTCTCTCTTACAAAGGCAATGAAAGGAGGGCTGGCGTTGAGGGTAGAGGGGTGTCCCTGCTTCGAATCCTTGGACCCTAATCTGACGACAGCTCCTCTACCTCTTCCCCGCTCTCCCCGCAGAACCCTAGCAGGGAGGTCCAGCACTCTGGCCCGCAGCAGATAATATTTGCTTGGGGCCAGCGTGAGGCCTACAGCACCGTCCAGCTGACGGGGCAGGCATGGGGGTCTTTCTGACCAAATGACGTGCCAGCTCGTGGTTGAGGAGGTTCCTCCCCCTGCTGAGTCTGGGATGACCTAAATCAATCCCCTCTGCCTTCAGCTGGCTGCAGGGTTTGCCTCCAGCTCTTGGGTCCTCAGCCTGGCACAGGTCTTCTGGGCCTGGGGTCTGGGAAAGCTAAAGAAACCCTCCTCCCGAAGCTCGGGCTCGGTTGGCCTTCGGCCCACTTCAAATTATCCCTCgttacctagagtctgtcatacagagtgaagtaagtcagaaagagaaagacaaatactgtatgctaacacatatatatggaatttaagaaaagaaatgtcatgaagaacctaggagtaagacacagacctactagagaacggacttgaggatatggggagggggaagggtaagctgtgacaaagcgagagagaggcatggacatatatacactaacaaacgtaaggtagatagctagtgggaagcagccgcatagcacagggagatcagaccggtgctttgtgaccacctacaggggtgggatagggagggtgggagggagggagacgcaagagggaagagatctggggacatatgtatatgtacaactgattcactttgttataaggcagaaactaacacaccattgtaaagcaattataccccaataaagatgtaaaaagggaaaaaaaagaaattgtcccTCGTTACCTATCTTTGAGCTGCGGGGCAGGCTCTGAGACCTCGAGCTGGGAGCATCTCTGATCTCTGGGCTAGGGCCCGGATACTGGCTACCCGAGGTTTCTGGGACCCTCGCTCTTCCCTTTCCTCGATTTTGGGGATTTGGAGACAGACTCAGCCGAAGGCACTGGCAATGGACTCAAAGCCAGGGTGCAGTGGTTCTCTCCCAGTCTGGTCTAAAGTACACTGCCCCACGACGTCGTCTGAGGCTTTACCCCAGGACGCAGCGTTCTGAGGAGTTTCTCGGTCCTCTCTCGGGCTCAGTTGCCAGAGGCTTAGAGCAGCTCGCGCCGATGCGCAGAGCTTACGGTCTTGGCTAACCCGGGGGGCCCAGGGAACAAGGTGCTAACAGCAGGCCCACCCCACTCGGCGTGGTTGCTCTCCTTGTCCAACCCCTCAGCCCGGCACCCTTCCCCGCGAAGCCTTAGCCGACCTGAGACGCTGGCCGACATCTCACTGTCGCTCCGGCCCGCGGCTTCCTCCTCCAGGTCCTTGGCTGCGGGAAGCTCACAGACCGGCTGGCCGAGGCCCAGGGTCGCCCCTGTACGGCAGGCCCCGCTGGCCCCCGGCGGGTCCGCGCAGCGCCGTCCGCCCTCG
This window harbors:
- the NKX3-2 gene encoding homeobox protein Nkx-3.2, which gives rise to MAVRGANTLTPFSIQAILNKKEERGGLPATEGRPVPGGTAVAAAPAVCCWRLFGETDAGALGGAEDSLLASPPGTRTAAGRTTESPGGWDSDSALSEENEGGRRCADPPGASGACRTGATLGLGQPVCELPAAKDLEEEAAGRSDSEMSASVSGDRSPRVEDDGVGTGGARVPTLCSGSGGGPAGGAEEEEEPVAPKPRKKRSRAAFSHAQVFELERRFNHQRYLSGPERADLAASLKLTETQVKIWFQNRRYKTKRRQMAADLLASAPAAKKVAVKVLVRDDQRQYLPGEVLRPPSLLPLQPSYYYPYYCLPGWALSTCAAAAGTQ